In one Butyrivibrio proteoclasticus B316 genomic region, the following are encoded:
- a CDS encoding DUF4190 domain-containing protein: MGDEDNQYFYNNYNYNKAHNELDKHVNLATLSLVLGLISIPFCFFMYTGIILGGIAVVMAILSKGAAERFLPQAKKGIVYGTIGVVLGYGVLVSSIHNIMTDPSYRQQLNQFSEQYYGESVDDMLKELGVQLESQ; this comes from the coding sequence ATGGGAGACGAGGATAACCAGTACTTTTACAATAACTACAATTACAATAAAGCTCACAACGAACTTGATAAACACGTTAATTTAGCGACCCTCAGCCTAGTACTTGGGCTGATTTCCATTCCCTTTTGTTTCTTCATGTACACAGGAATCATCCTTGGCGGTATCGCAGTAGTGATGGCAATCCTGTCCAAAGGAGCTGCGGAAAGATTTCTTCCGCAGGCCAAAAAGGGAATAGTATATGGCACTATTGGTGTAGTTTTGGGATACGGAGTGCTTGTTTCCAGCATTCATAATATCATGACTGATCCTTCGTATCGCCAGCAGCTCAACCAGTTTTCTGAGCAGTATTATGGCGAAAGCGTAGATGATATGCTTAAGGAACTCGGAGTACAACTGGAATCCCAGTGA
- a CDS encoding DUF975 family protein — translation MSTISTAQLKAIAKERALDRYGTLIFANILIFIIQVLISGITTVASYGNILIFIINQFINLIVSILLGILASGKAYLYMNLVYSQTISASDIFFGLKQQPQKAVVIQSVFVIANYLVTLPSSLILFYADQTSSIDLYLTNIIILIAGIVINIFIYLMYSQAFFLLHDFPDRSALELLKTSRRLMQGRKGKLFLLQLSFVPLYIFGIITLFVPLLWISVYRYASVAVFYQNLISEAANVSSSKEEQNGLN, via the coding sequence ATGTCAACAATATCAACAGCACAGCTTAAAGCTATCGCCAAAGAAAGAGCTCTGGACAGATACGGAACTCTTATTTTTGCGAACATTCTTATTTTCATTATTCAGGTTTTAATCTCGGGTATTACCACAGTTGCATCCTACGGTAATATCCTCATTTTTATCATCAATCAGTTCATCAACCTCATAGTGAGCATTCTTCTGGGTATCCTTGCATCAGGCAAGGCTTATCTTTATATGAATCTGGTTTACTCACAGACAATTTCTGCATCTGATATTTTCTTTGGTCTCAAACAGCAGCCGCAGAAAGCTGTAGTTATTCAATCAGTCTTTGTAATAGCCAATTATCTAGTGACTCTTCCATCTTCACTGATCCTTTTTTACGCGGATCAGACATCTTCTATCGACCTGTATCTGACCAACATTATTATTCTGATAGCTGGCATAGTGATCAACATATTTATTTATTTGATGTATTCACAGGCATTCTTTTTGCTCCATGATTTTCCTGACAGGTCTGCCCTTGAGCTTCTTAAGACAAGCCGTAGATTAATGCAGGGCAGAAAAGGAAAGCTTTTCCTCTTGCAGCTAAGTTTCGTCCCACTATATATCTTTGGAATAATCACGCTGTTTGTTCCTCTTTTGTGGATCAGCGTCTACAGATATGCCAGTGTAGCTGTCTTTTATCAGAATCTGATCTCAGAAGCAGCAAATGTCAGCAGCAGTAAGGAGGAACAAAATGGACTTAATTGA
- a CDS encoding glycoside hydrolase family 27 protein has translation MTPDRLEAEGRFDSFDNGKVLFGKKKYRLPAMGWNSWNAFGSGNTEELTKAMADKFIELGLDKLGYKYIVLDDGCYKDQRVDGRLSNEDGKFPGGFRALSDYIHSKGLKFGMYNDIGTNLCAGAEVGTCGHEKEDAENYLEWGVDFLKVDNCYYLWDNATFSNPENARYTFAPNIRGIRIGAEEFPVIYGVHDGGEVSLAGIELTGERASREEDYITGIGTFDGTGPEASPVGLRSSELVFVVNADRDMDTTLCVNYASGKREGVGAWLQVAVGDEYYWDDFLDETPSEGDFIWSREISIKLKKGENRIRLMNHRRQENTLNSYARLLKKLNRLAPDNDIIYSACEWGKTQPQNWAYKVCDSWRILNDITFRVGRDGDPGVGTWTGDYTTSVATQYSKAVIMDEFAGLDKGWNDPDMMMIGMNGLNDVQNKTHMTMWCMMNSPLMLGLDLRRVHKGDTLYNIIANEDAISLNQDSLGIQAKRVFSSLAAKEPDKEYIRDIDRVDILCKPLSGNRFALSFINVSEKDTDKTYTIKLCDLKKALGDWIYKCDKYLVKDIWTGETTENETGEFSVNGLAACDNVTFIVSPASPVEMK, from the coding sequence ATGACACCGGATAGATTAGAGGCAGAGGGAAGATTCGACTCATTTGATAATGGAAAAGTACTATTTGGGAAAAAGAAATACAGGCTCCCGGCAATGGGCTGGAATAGCTGGAATGCTTTTGGCAGTGGAAATACAGAGGAACTTACCAAGGCTATGGCGGATAAGTTTATAGAACTTGGCCTTGATAAGCTTGGATATAAATACATTGTTCTTGATGATGGATGCTACAAGGACCAACGTGTAGACGGAAGGCTGTCCAATGAGGATGGCAAGTTTCCTGGCGGCTTTAGGGCACTCTCAGATTATATTCACTCCAAGGGCCTTAAGTTTGGAATGTACAACGATATAGGAACCAATCTGTGTGCCGGAGCAGAGGTTGGAACCTGCGGACATGAGAAAGAGGACGCAGAGAACTACCTTGAGTGGGGAGTTGATTTCCTCAAGGTGGATAACTGTTATTATCTGTGGGATAATGCGACCTTTTCAAATCCTGAAAATGCCCGTTACACATTTGCTCCTAACATAAGGGGTATCAGGATCGGGGCTGAAGAATTCCCGGTAATCTATGGAGTCCATGATGGCGGTGAGGTTAGCCTTGCAGGGATAGAGCTCACAGGGGAAAGGGCTTCCAGAGAAGAGGACTACATTACCGGAATCGGGACTTTTGATGGTACAGGTCCGGAAGCTTCTCCTGTCGGACTTCGCAGCAGCGAGCTGGTATTTGTTGTAAACGCAGACAGGGATATGGATACTACCCTTTGCGTTAACTACGCATCAGGCAAAAGAGAAGGTGTAGGAGCGTGGCTTCAGGTTGCGGTAGGAGATGAGTATTACTGGGATGATTTCCTTGATGAAACACCATCTGAGGGAGACTTTATCTGGAGCAGGGAAATATCTATAAAACTTAAAAAAGGCGAAAACAGAATTCGTCTTATGAATCACCGCCGCCAGGAGAATACTCTTAATTCCTATGCAAGGTTGTTAAAAAAGCTGAATAGATTAGCTCCTGATAATGACATTATTTATTCAGCCTGTGAATGGGGTAAGACTCAGCCTCAGAACTGGGCCTACAAGGTATGTGATTCCTGGAGAATACTAAATGATATAACATTTAGAGTGGGCCGTGACGGAGATCCGGGTGTTGGTACCTGGACAGGAGATTACACAACAAGTGTTGCTACCCAGTACAGCAAGGCTGTTATAATGGATGAGTTTGCAGGACTTGATAAAGGCTGGAATGACCCGGATATGATGATGATTGGAATGAACGGCCTAAACGACGTTCAGAATAAAACCCACATGACTATGTGGTGTATGATGAATTCACCTCTTATGCTCGGACTTGACCTTAGAAGGGTACACAAGGGGGATACATTGTATAATATTATCGCCAATGAGGATGCCATTTCCCTTAACCAGGATAGTCTTGGAATTCAGGCCAAGCGAGTTTTTTCAAGTCTTGCTGCCAAGGAGCCTGATAAAGAATACATAAGAGATATCGACAGAGTGGACATTCTCTGCAAGCCTCTTTCAGGAAACAGATTTGCTCTCAGTTTTATAAATGTAAGTGAAAAAGATACTGATAAAACCTATACTATAAAACTCTGTGATCTTAAAAAGGCTCTTGGAGATTGGATATATAAGTGTGATAAATATCTGGTCAAAGATATATGGACTGGCGAAACAACAGAAAATGAGACAGGAGAGTTTTCTGTAAATGGTCTTGCCGCCTGCGATAATGTTACATTTATTGTTTCACCGGCATCTCCTGTAGAAATGAAATAA
- a CDS encoding SLC13 family permease: MGSYADLWKKIKSDPVLYIAWILALISAFFVRPDKGYLDYIDFRSLGILWGLMVIIQGLKENSVFEKIGQLLMGRASKAWQLSAALIFMCFIGSMLITNDVALITFVPFGMLVLKSCQREDLMIPVIVFQTIAANLGSMATPVGNPQNLYLYGITQMSIGEFVLCMLPFTAAAALMLVLCIFLLPGKNKDIVINSEYGIVKEFGSRRQIVIYTVLFVIAILSVLRVIPWYVMAAVVLVMVAGMDYKILLRADYMLLLTFIGFFIFTGNMARIDSVKEFFNSVTSGKEFTVAVIASQFISNVPATLLLSGFTSNYKELLIGVNAGGLGTLIASMASLISFKFYSATYKERQKAYIVYFTVANLAFLAVFVLLHLFI; encoded by the coding sequence ATGGGAAGCTACGCAGATTTATGGAAGAAGATCAAATCAGATCCGGTATTATACATAGCATGGATACTGGCTCTTATCTCAGCATTTTTTGTAAGACCTGACAAGGGATACCTGGACTATATTGATTTCAGATCACTTGGAATACTATGGGGACTGATGGTAATTATTCAGGGACTTAAAGAAAACTCAGTATTTGAGAAGATCGGACAGCTACTGATGGGCAGAGCCTCCAAGGCTTGGCAGTTATCCGCAGCACTTATTTTTATGTGTTTTATTGGAAGTATGCTGATTACCAATGATGTGGCGCTGATTACCTTTGTACCTTTTGGAATGCTTGTTTTAAAGAGCTGTCAGAGAGAAGATCTTATGATCCCTGTTATTGTTTTCCAGACGATTGCAGCGAATCTCGGAAGCATGGCAACACCTGTAGGAAATCCACAGAATTTGTATTTATATGGCATCACTCAGATGTCAATTGGAGAGTTTGTTCTCTGCATGCTCCCATTTACAGCGGCAGCTGCCCTGATGCTGGTATTGTGCATATTTCTTTTGCCTGGTAAGAACAAAGATATAGTCATAAACTCGGAATACGGCATAGTCAAAGAGTTTGGAAGCCGCAGGCAGATAGTTATCTATACTGTATTGTTCGTAATAGCAATTCTCTCGGTACTTAGAGTTATTCCCTGGTATGTGATGGCAGCAGTCGTACTTGTTATGGTTGCCGGAATGGATTACAAGATCCTGTTAAGAGCAGATTATATGCTTCTTTTGACTTTTATAGGATTCTTTATATTTACAGGGAACATGGCGAGAATTGATTCGGTTAAAGAGTTTTTTAATTCTGTTACTTCCGGTAAGGAGTTTACGGTAGCAGTGATTGCCAGCCAGTTTATCAGTAATGTTCCGGCTACACTTTTGCTGTCCGGCTTTACATCGAATTATAAGGAGCTTCTCATAGGAGTTAACGCAGGAGGACTTGGAACCTTAATAGCTTCTATGGCAAGTCTCATATCTTTTAAATTCTATTCTGCTACCTATAAAGAACGCCAGAAAGCCTACATTGTTTATTTCACAGTGGCTAATCTGGCATTCCTGGCAGTTTTTGTACTGCTTCACTTATTTATCTGA
- a CDS encoding glycoside hydrolase family 2 protein: MDLIDAIRAIDKPHEDDVLNRLYTPWGEKLDRNNVLKEYPRPQFQRNSYYNLNGEWEYAIVPQESGESMPAQMDGNILVPFSPEAILSGVERRLEPYQFLWYKKSLPTLTRKKTDSRFLLHFGAVDQFAEVFINSVSIGNHKGGYLPFTLDITEYLNYSDDKLSTLDNILAVKVSDTSDSSYHSRGKQTLKRGGMYYSAQSGIWQTVWIEEVPDTYIRELRIRPEDDLRTVSIEVSTNKPSRVTVRIPGKELVKSPSSSDSYDTTFTGDFSFSSDTYPSIGEDHSAISPSYYHFIFKLDNPHLWSPEDPYLYPLQISTAEDHVDSYFAMRYYSIEKDSLGISRFCLNHTPYFLMGVLDQGYWPDGLYTAPSDEALIFDIKEMKRLHFNMMRKHIKIEAARWYYHCDRLGMIVWQDMVSGGSSYAKPVVSYLPTLFPGMFGRMPDGPSTYKAFSRSSAEGRKEWLKEMQNTIRHLYNVPSIATWVLFNEGWGQFNAASATIMARELDDTRPIDQASGWFDEGSGNYRSVHNYFRPLAVEHDKNGRAFVISEYGGFTLHIDGHSSVDRVYGYKKYDTLDQLGVAYYNLINGSIKPLITEGLAGAVYTQVSDVEEEVNGLMTYDRRITKINPDLDPSLSQNINNALNKL; this comes from the coding sequence ATGGACTTAATTGATGCTATACGTGCTATCGATAAGCCACACGAGGACGACGTTTTAAACAGACTATATACACCCTGGGGTGAGAAACTCGACAGGAATAATGTACTCAAAGAGTATCCACGCCCTCAATTTCAGCGAAACAGCTACTATAATCTCAACGGCGAGTGGGAATATGCTATAGTTCCTCAGGAGTCAGGCGAGTCAATGCCTGCACAGATGGATGGCAATATTCTTGTACCTTTTTCACCGGAAGCAATCCTCTCCGGAGTTGAGAGACGCCTTGAACCCTATCAGTTTCTATGGTACAAAAAGTCTCTCCCGACTCTTACCAGGAAAAAAACTGATTCCAGATTTTTACTTCACTTTGGAGCAGTTGACCAGTTCGCTGAAGTTTTCATCAACTCTGTTTCAATCGGTAATCACAAAGGTGGCTATCTTCCATTTACCCTTGATATAACAGAATACCTTAATTATAGCGATGACAAGCTCAGTACTCTTGATAATATTCTTGCTGTTAAAGTTTCTGATACAAGCGATTCTTCATATCACAGCAGAGGCAAGCAAACTCTTAAACGCGGCGGTATGTATTACTCTGCGCAGAGCGGAATCTGGCAGACTGTATGGATTGAAGAAGTTCCTGACACATACATAAGAGAACTACGTATCAGACCAGAAGATGACCTCAGAACCGTGTCGATTGAAGTATCTACCAATAAGCCCAGCCGGGTTACAGTCAGGATTCCGGGAAAAGAGCTGGTGAAATCACCTTCTTCATCTGATTCCTATGACACTACATTCACAGGTGATTTTTCTTTTTCCTCAGATACCTATCCCAGCATAGGCGAAGACCACTCGGCAATAAGCCCAAGCTATTATCACTTTATTTTTAAACTGGATAATCCACATTTGTGGAGTCCTGAGGATCCATACCTTTATCCTCTCCAGATCAGCACTGCCGAGGATCACGTGGATTCCTATTTTGCTATGCGCTATTATTCCATAGAAAAAGACTCACTTGGTATCAGCAGATTCTGTCTGAACCACACTCCATATTTCCTTATGGGTGTATTAGATCAAGGCTATTGGCCAGATGGACTTTATACTGCCCCATCAGATGAAGCACTGATTTTTGATATCAAAGAGATGAAGCGTCTTCATTTCAATATGATGAGAAAGCACATCAAGATAGAAGCAGCCAGATGGTATTATCACTGTGACAGACTCGGCATGATAGTCTGGCAGGACATGGTAAGTGGTGGCTCATCTTATGCCAAGCCTGTTGTATCATATCTGCCAACTCTTTTCCCGGGTATGTTTGGTCGTATGCCGGATGGACCATCTACCTACAAGGCATTTTCCAGAAGCTCTGCAGAAGGCCGTAAAGAATGGCTCAAGGAAATGCAGAATACTATAAGACACCTCTACAATGTGCCGAGTATTGCCACCTGGGTTCTGTTCAACGAGGGCTGGGGGCAGTTCAATGCTGCCAGCGCAACTATAATGGCAAGGGAACTTGATGATACCAGACCAATCGATCAGGCCAGCGGATGGTTTGATGAAGGAAGTGGCAACTACAGAAGTGTTCATAACTACTTCAGGCCGCTTGCTGTTGAGCATGACAAGAACGGAAGAGCCTTTGTAATTTCCGAATATGGTGGATTTACACTGCACATAGATGGACACAGCAGCGTAGACAGAGTGTACGGATATAAAAAATACGACACCCTGGATCAACTGGGTGTCGCATATTATAACCTTATAAACGGCTCCATCAAGCCTCTTATTACCGAAGGTCTTGCCGGCGCTGTATACACGCAGGTAAGTGACGTAGAA
- a CDS encoding GGDEF domain-containing protein: protein MKNKKRLPYLLASLFIIVVVIIGCRITLYRSADYEMIDLNDSWLMSINNSDFHEVSMWDSYKYFEGELKHGDHIIYKTVLPQSNIPNPVLFFRSRYTTLGCYIDGTKIYSYGDEYYKTGKFIGKMYHMIPLPSDYAGKTFVFDMYVGEPNAFKTLTAPILAAQTDISGKFVRDNLLIIATGMFTFVFGLMFLCIGLVFVNYVPEVRSLLVGSCFCMNLAAWLMTYYNILSLFIYTEKETEIEYFCMYIVVPYSYLLLYYIKNLKNDRGYKAIMLVSTAVPILQYALHYFFGIHLRVTLPLYHVVAVLGFVILIYYVAVSNKKNTKESPATLIQLVGLFAFDFGQFFHLIMYGFEVAGHQTNQSANKIVISSACLIFAACQLSTYLMYITETYAKRRENQSLSHLAYADGLTNLANRSKADKLMEELNSATDDYCIMSIDLNGLKDVNDKFGHPTGDRYLKEFAKVLSNTFGENDFSARIGGDEFLVVLRDANTKDISALIGRMNSALNVMNALYPDYKRSVAIGFAFKHESEKGNSHQVYLLADQRMYENKRKMHQELGIHPRL, encoded by the coding sequence ATGAAAAATAAAAAGAGACTCCCTTATTTGCTTGCTTCTTTATTCATAATAGTAGTAGTTATCATAGGCTGCCGCATCACTTTATATCGATCTGCAGACTATGAAATGATCGATCTTAATGACAGCTGGCTTATGAGTATCAACAACTCTGATTTTCATGAAGTATCCATGTGGGACAGCTATAAATACTTTGAGGGGGAGCTAAAGCACGGCGACCACATAATTTATAAAACTGTACTTCCCCAGAGCAATATACCTAACCCCGTACTGTTTTTCAGAAGCAGATATACAACCCTTGGATGCTATATTGACGGCACCAAAATCTATAGCTACGGAGATGAGTACTATAAAACCGGAAAATTTATAGGCAAAATGTACCACATGATACCACTGCCTTCAGACTATGCAGGTAAAACCTTTGTTTTTGACATGTACGTAGGGGAGCCTAATGCCTTCAAGACTCTTACTGCACCGATCCTTGCAGCGCAGACGGATATAAGCGGTAAATTCGTAAGAGATAATCTCCTGATAATAGCCACCGGAATGTTTACATTTGTATTCGGCCTTATGTTCTTATGCATTGGTTTAGTCTTTGTAAACTATGTTCCTGAAGTCAGAAGTCTTCTTGTAGGTTCGTGCTTTTGCATGAATCTGGCAGCCTGGCTGATGACCTACTATAATATTCTTTCTCTTTTTATATATACAGAAAAAGAGACTGAAATAGAATACTTCTGTATGTATATTGTGGTTCCTTACTCATACCTGCTGCTGTATTACATCAAGAACCTAAAAAATGATAGGGGATACAAGGCAATAATGCTCGTAAGCACCGCTGTGCCTATACTTCAATATGCTCTGCACTACTTTTTCGGCATACACCTTCGAGTAACTCTGCCTCTTTATCATGTAGTAGCTGTTCTTGGTTTTGTGATACTGATTTATTATGTAGCAGTCAGTAACAAAAAAAATACGAAAGAATCTCCTGCTACTCTAATACAGCTTGTAGGGCTTTTTGCCTTTGATTTTGGCCAGTTTTTCCACCTTATAATGTATGGCTTCGAGGTTGCCGGCCACCAAACCAATCAATCAGCCAATAAAATAGTAATTTCTTCAGCCTGCCTGATATTCGCCGCCTGTCAGTTATCTACATACCTTATGTACATAACAGAAACCTATGCCAAAAGAAGAGAGAATCAGTCTCTTTCTCATCTGGCTTATGCAGACGGCCTCACTAATCTGGCCAACAGATCCAAGGCAGACAAGCTCATGGAAGAACTAAACAGCGCAACCGATGATTACTGCATAATGAGTATTGATTTAAATGGTCTTAAAGATGTAAATGACAAATTCGGACATCCTACAGGAGACAGGTATCTTAAAGAATTTGCCAAGGTTCTATCCAATACTTTTGGTGAAAATGACTTCTCTGCCAGAATAGGCGGTGATGAATTCCTTGTTGTTCTAAGAGATGCCAACACCAAGGATATAAGCGCACTTATCGGAAGAATGAACAGCGCGCTCAATGTCATGAATGCTCTTTATCCTGATTATAAGCGAAGTGTAGCCATAGGCTTTGCTTTCAAGCATGAGAGCGAAAAAGGAAACTCACATCAGGTCTACCTCCTGGCGGATCAGCGAATGTATGAGAACAAACGCAAAATGCACCAGGAGCTGGGAATACACCCTCGTCTGTGA
- a CDS encoding Tex family protein — MDIVLKIKEELNVEKWQVEAAVKLIDEGNTIPFISRYRKEVTGSLNDEQLRNLDERLKYLRSLEERREQVLASIEEQGKMTDELRAKIVAAETMVAIEDLYLPYRPKRKTRASIAREKGLEGLAEILLAQETTKPLAEEAAAYVDAEKGVNDAAEALQGAMDIIAEDVSDNADFRTYIREATMEQGILTSKAKDEKAQSVYEMYYGYEEPIKKVLGHRVLALNRGEAEKFLVVKIEAPEEQILQYLNKKMLKNDNPITTPVIEEINQDAYERLIAPAIERDIRNELTEKAEDGAISVFGKNLTQLLMAPPIAGKTVLGWDPAFRTGCKLAIVDATGKVLDTKVIYPTAPQNKVEESKAELKKLIDKYDVDLISVGNGTASRESEQVIVELIKELDKSVQYVIVNEAGASVYSASKLATEEFPQFDVGQRSAASIARRLQDPLAELVKIDPKSIGVGQYQHDMNQKKLGETLEGVVEDCVNKVGVDLNTASAPLLQYISGISKVIAKNIVDYREENGKFKSRAELLNVPKLGPKAYEQCAGFLRIADGENPLDATSVHPESYEATLKLMDKLGITFDDVRAAQKNAAKAALEKPVAAKEEKPRPPKKPKQVVIRNTSTAMGAALAAALAGSNLVATDDDEVRTNKKNEQKANDQGGASAVGSLSKKVTEPEKKKLAEELGIGEITLTDILSELEKPSRDPRENMPAPILRSDVLDMKDLKPGMILKGTVRNVIDFGCFVDIGVHQDGLVHISHITDKFIKHPLEAVSVGDIVDVQVLDVELDKKRIALTMKLGDPAKIAAEAAAKAATRPAPKTETTEKKTAPKRTSVVAQVAEAAGVSKKPAAPKKPAAPKKAVTSSEVKPAEKAAAPSAEPVKKFKKKGIVIFKGNANE; from the coding sequence ATGGATATTGTATTAAAGATCAAAGAAGAACTAAACGTTGAGAAGTGGCAGGTTGAGGCAGCTGTCAAGCTGATCGATGAAGGAAACACTATTCCTTTCATTTCCAGATACCGTAAGGAAGTTACCGGTTCACTTAATGATGAGCAGCTTCGAAATCTTGATGAGAGGCTCAAGTATCTTCGCAGCCTTGAGGAGAGAAGAGAACAGGTTCTTGCGTCAATTGAGGAACAGGGCAAGATGACAGACGAACTCAGAGCCAAGATCGTTGCTGCTGAGACGATGGTTGCTATCGAAGATCTTTATCTTCCATACAGACCTAAGAGGAAGACAAGAGCCAGCATTGCAAGGGAGAAGGGACTTGAAGGCCTTGCTGAGATCCTTTTGGCACAGGAGACTACCAAACCTCTTGCTGAGGAGGCAGCTGCATATGTAGATGCTGAAAAGGGTGTCAATGATGCGGCAGAAGCTCTTCAGGGTGCTATGGATATCATTGCTGAGGATGTTTCCGATAACGCTGATTTCAGAACATATATCAGAGAAGCTACTATGGAACAGGGAATTCTCACCAGTAAGGCCAAGGATGAGAAGGCTCAGAGTGTATATGAGATGTACTATGGTTACGAAGAGCCTATCAAAAAGGTTCTTGGTCACAGAGTACTTGCTCTTAACAGAGGAGAGGCTGAGAAATTCCTTGTTGTTAAGATTGAAGCTCCGGAAGAGCAGATTTTGCAGTACCTTAACAAGAAGATGCTCAAAAATGACAACCCTATCACAACTCCGGTAATCGAGGAGATCAATCAGGATGCTTATGAGAGACTTATTGCACCTGCTATTGAGCGTGATATCAGAAATGAGCTTACAGAGAAGGCTGAGGATGGTGCTATTTCAGTATTTGGCAAGAACCTCACACAGCTTCTCATGGCGCCTCCTATCGCAGGCAAGACAGTACTTGGATGGGACCCTGCATTCAGGACAGGCTGTAAGCTTGCTATAGTTGATGCAACAGGTAAGGTTCTTGATACTAAGGTTATTTATCCTACAGCACCTCAGAACAAGGTTGAGGAATCCAAGGCAGAACTCAAGAAACTTATTGATAAATATGATGTTGATCTTATCTCAGTTGGTAACGGTACAGCATCCCGTGAATCTGAGCAGGTTATTGTTGAACTTATCAAGGAACTTGATAAGTCTGTACAATACGTTATTGTTAATGAGGCTGGAGCTTCTGTTTACTCAGCAAGTAAGCTTGCTACAGAAGAGTTCCCTCAGTTTGATGTAGGACAGAGAAGTGCCGCTTCAATCGCAAGAAGACTTCAGGATCCTCTTGCAGAGCTCGTTAAGATCGATCCTAAATCAATCGGTGTTGGTCAGTACCAGCATGACATGAACCAGAAGAAGCTTGGCGAGACACTGGAAGGTGTAGTAGAGGACTGCGTTAACAAGGTTGGTGTTGACTTAAATACAGCATCAGCTCCTCTTCTTCAGTATATATCCGGTATCAGCAAGGTTATTGCCAAGAATATCGTAGATTACAGAGAGGAAAATGGTAAGTTTAAGAGTAGAGCAGAACTTCTGAACGTACCTAAGCTTGGACCTAAGGCTTATGAGCAGTGCGCAGGATTCCTCAGAATAGCTGATGGAGAGAATCCACTTGATGCAACCAGTGTTCACCCTGAATCCTATGAAGCTACACTCAAACTTATGGATAAGCTTGGTATTACTTTTGATGATGTTCGCGCGGCTCAGAAGAATGCAGCCAAGGCAGCTCTTGAGAAGCCTGTAGCAGCCAAGGAGGAGAAGCCTCGTCCACCCAAGAAGCCCAAGCAGGTTGTTATCAGAAATACCAGCACAGCAATGGGAGCAGCTCTTGCAGCAGCCCTTGCAGGCAGCAATCTTGTGGCTACAGATGATGATGAAGTTAGAACTAATAAGAAGAATGAGCAGAAGGCAAATGATCAGGGAGGAGCTTCAGCAGTAGGAAGTTTGTCTAAAAAGGTTACAGAGCCTGAGAAGAAAAAGCTTGCAGAGGAGCTTGGAATTGGAGAGATCACTCTTACAGATATCCTGAGCGAGCTTGAAAAGCCTTCAAGAGATCCTCGTGAGAATATGCCTGCACCAATTCTTAGAAGTGATGTACTTGATATGAAGGACCTTAAGCCTGGAATGATCCTGAAGGGTACAGTCAGAAATGTAATTGACTTTGGATGCTTTGTAGATATAGGTGTTCATCAGGATGGCCTTGTTCATATCTCACATATCACAGACAAGTTCATCAAGCATCCGCTTGAAGCAGTAAGTGTCGGTGATATTGTAGATGTTCAGGTCCTTGACGTTGAACTTGATAAAAAGAGAATTGCTCTTACTATGAAGCTTGGAGACCCTGCCAAGATTGCAGCAGAGGCAGCAGCCAAGGCAGCTACACGCCCGGCACCCAAGACAGAGACTACAGAGAAGAAGACAGCACCTAAGAGAACTTCAGTTGTAGCTCAGGTTGCAGAGGCAGCTGGCGTTTCCAAAAAGCCTGCAGCACCTAAAAAGCCTGCAGCTCCCAAGAAGGCAGTTACTTCAAGCGAAGTAAAGCCTGCTGAGAAAGCTGCTGCTCCTTCCGCTGAACCGGTTAAGAAGTTCAAGAAAAAGGGAATAGTAATTTTTAAAGGAAATGCAAACGAATAA